Sequence from the Bacillus thermozeamaize genome:
TTGCGGCCAGGTACGCGGTCCGGTGCAGCTGGGCTTTGCCAAAAGCATCGATCCCATCTCGCCGATGGAAGCGACCATAACGAGGATGGCCGTGACCAACGAAAAAGACGCCGAGAAGGAACGGACCATGGGGCGCAAAGCCTTCGTGCCGTATGGCCTGTATCGGGTGGAAGGTTACGTCTCCGCTCCGCTGGCTCAACAAACCGGCTTCAGCAAAGCGGACCTGGAACTGCTCTGGACGGCTCTGGTCCAGATGTTTGAGCATGACCGGTCGGCTTCCCGCGGCAAAATGTCCGCCCAGAAGCTCGTCGTATTCGAACACGAGACGGCCTTGGGCAATGCCCAGGCACACAAGCTGTTCCAGCTCGTTCAGGTCAGAAGAAAGCCGGAGGTCTCCGTCCCCCGCTCGTATCAGGATTACGAAGTGGCCGTGGGTGAAGCCCCGCAAGGGGTCAAGATCATGGAGATCCTCTGAGCCATGTACCGGGATGACGACGATTACCTCATGCTGTCGGGGATTCAGCATTACGCCTTTTGTCCCCGGCAGTGGGCTCTCATCCATATCGAGCAGCAGTGGGCGGAGAATGTACACACGGTGATCGGACATCAAGTCCATGAACGTTCGGACGACGAGTTCGCGGATGAAACCAGGGGCAGGCTTCGGATTGTCCGGGCCATGCCCTTGGTTTCAGATCGTCTTCGCCTCAGGGGCACGGCAGATGTGGTGGAGTTTCACCGGGTAAGCGAAGAAAGCGATCAAACCATACAGCTCGACGGGCGGGACGGCTTCTGGCGAGTCGTCCCCGTCGAATACAAAAAAGGCCGTCCCAAAAAAGACGACCGGGATGAAGTGCAGCTTTGCGCGCAGGCGATTTGCCTGGAAGAGATGTTAAACGTCCGGATCGAATCCGGATTTCTATACTACGCAACGATAAATCGTAGGGAAGAAGTGTATTTTTCCGAATCTCTTCGTGATCGCGTCCACCGCATGGCCGAGGAGATGCATCTGCTTTTTTCCGAAAAACGCACACCGTCTGCAAAATACGGGAAGCATTGCGACTCCTGTTCCCTGTTTGACGTTTGCCAGCCCAAATGGAGTCAATCCGGATTTCGCTCAGCCAAGACTTACGTTCAACAGCTTCTGAACGAAATGGAGGTGTGAAGAAATACGAAAACTTCTCAACACTTTATACGTGACCAAACCTGATGTGTACATCGGAGCGAAGGGAGAAACCCTGGTCGTACGGTCCGAAGAGAAAAAAGAAATCCAAATTCCCATCATTAATCTTGAATCGGTCGTGGTTTTTGGATATCGGGGAGTAAGCCCGGAGGCCATGGAACTATGCGTCGACCATGGGGTCACGATTGTTTTTCTTTCACCTTCCGGGAAATTCAAAGCCAGAGTCACCGGGATGACCAAGGGAAACGTGTATTTGAGAAAAACCCAGTACCGTTGGAGCGATTCGGAAAGCCACAGCTTGAGATTGGCAAAACGTTTCGTCTTGTCGAAACTCGCGAATGCCAGAGTTTCCCTCATGCGGTCATTGCGCGATCACGGCGAAAAATTGGACCGCCCTCGGTTGGAAGTTGCCTGCAAGGATCTGGCCAATTATGCCTCCATGATAGGAAAATGTGAATCACTGGACGAATTGCGTGGTTTGGAGGGGCTGGCTGCCAGAAAATATTTTTCCGTACTGTCCGAGCAGGTTTTGGTCAACAAGGAATTTTTTCAGATTTCCGGGCGTGTGAAACGGCCGCCAACCGACCGTCTCAATGCGCTGCTATCGTTTTTGTATACCCTGTTGGCATCAGACATCACGCACGCCTTGGAATCCGTCGGCCTGGATCCCCAGATCGGTTTTCTCCATCGGGACCGTCCGGGCCGAAACAGCTTGGCTCTGGACTTAATGGAAGAATTCCGTATTTTCCTGGCGGATCGGCTGGCGTTGTCTTTAATCAATCGCCGGCAACTTC
This genomic interval carries:
- a CDS encoding type I-C CRISPR-associated protein Cas7/Csd2, with protein sequence MQNEAINQRYEFVLLFDVENGNPNGDPDAGNLPRIDAETGAGLVTDVCLKRKIRNYVELAKAGEPGYEIYVREGVVLNQLNKEAFDHHPDIEVKEDKDKLEAKKREDQLKLARWMCAKYFDIRAFGAVMTTGVNCGQVRGPVQLGFAKSIDPISPMEATITRMAVTNEKDAEKERTMGRKAFVPYGLYRVEGYVSAPLAQQTGFSKADLELLWTALVQMFEHDRSASRGKMSAQKLVVFEHETALGNAQAHKLFQLVQVRRKPEVSVPRSYQDYEVAVGEAPQGVKIMEIL
- a CDS encoding CRISPR-associated protein Cas4, which gives rise to MYRDDDDYLMLSGIQHYAFCPRQWALIHIEQQWAENVHTVIGHQVHERSDDEFADETRGRLRIVRAMPLVSDRLRLRGTADVVEFHRVSEESDQTIQLDGRDGFWRVVPVEYKKGRPKKDDRDEVQLCAQAICLEEMLNVRIESGFLYYATINRREEVYFSESLRDRVHRMAEEMHLLFSEKRTPSAKYGKHCDSCSLFDVCQPKWSQSGFRSAKTYVQQLLNEMEV
- a CDS encoding subtype I-C CRISPR-associated endonuclease Cas1 is translated as MRKLLNTLYVTKPDVYIGAKGETLVVRSEEKKEIQIPIINLESVVVFGYRGVSPEAMELCVDHGVTIVFLSPSGKFKARVTGMTKGNVYLRKTQYRWSDSESHSLRLAKRFVLSKLANARVSLMRSLRDHGEKLDRPRLEVACKDLANYASMIGKCESLDELRGLEGLAARKYFSVLSEQVLVNKEFFQISGRVKRPPTDRLNALLSFLYTLLASDITHALESVGLDPQIGFLHRDRPGRNSLALDLMEEFRIFLADRLALSLINRRQLQPDDFLQKETGAYILKEDARKTVLTEWQLRKREELRHPFIDEKVPIGLLPYVQSLLLARHMRGDLDDYPPFVAK